The Streptomyces sp. GSL17-111 region ATGGGCACCGACTCGCCCATCGCCGCGCTCTCCGACCGGCCGCGGCTGCTGTTCGACTACTTCACCCAGCTGTTCGCCCAGGTCACCAACCCGCCGCTGGACGCGATCCGCGAGGAGCTCGTCACCTCGCTGATCTCCTCACTCGGCCCGCAGGGCAACCTGCTGGAGCCGACGTCCGAGTCCTGCCGCAGCGTGACGCTGCCGTTCCCGGTGATCGACAACGACGAGCTGGCCAAGCTCATCCACATCAACGCCGACGGTGACCGTCCCGGCATGAAGGCCACCACCCTCTCCGGCCTGTACCGGGTCGGCGGGGGTGGCCCGGCCCTCGCGGACCGGCTGGAGGAGATCTGCCGGGAGACGGACGCCGCCATCGCCGGTGGCGCCCGCATCATCGTCCTCTCCGACCGGCACTCGGACGCCGAGCACGCCCCGATCCCGTCGCTGCTGCTCACCTCGGCCGTGCACCACCACCTCATCCGCACCAAGCAGCGCACCCAGGTGGGGCTGCTGGTCGAGGCCGGCGACGTGCGCGAGGTCCACCACGTCGCCCTGCTGATCGGCTACGGCGCCGCCGCCGTCAACCCGTACCTGGCCATGGAGTCGGTGGAGGACCTGGTCCGCGCCGGCACGTTCCTGGAGGGCGCGGAGCCCGAGGCGGCCATCCGCAACCTCATCAAGGCGCTCGGCAAGGGCGTGCTCAAGGTGATGTCCAAGATGGGCATCTCCACCGTGGCGTCCTACCGGGGTGCCCAGGTGTTCGAGGCCGTCGGCCTGGACGAGGAGTTCACCCGGCAGTACTTCAACGGCACCGCCACCAAGATCGGCGGCGCCGGGCTGGACGTCGTCGCGAAGGAGGTCGCGGCCCGGCACGCCAAGGCCTACCCGGTCTCCGGCATCTCCGCGACCCACCGGGACCTGGAGATCGGCGGCGAGTACCAGTGGCGCCGCGAGGGCGAGCCCCACCTGTTCGACCCGGACACCGTCTTCCGGCTCCAGCACTCCACCCGCGAGCGCCGGTACGACATCTTCAAGCAGTACACGCAGCGCGTGGACGAGCAGTCCGAGCGGCTGATGACGCTGCGCGGCCTGTTCCAGTTCGCGTCCGGTCGCGAGTCGATCCCGATCGACGAGGTCGAGCCCGTCTCGGAGATCGTCAAGCGGTTCTCCACCGGCGCCATGTCCTACGGCTCCATCTCGCAGGAGGCCCACGAGACGCTGGCCATCGCCATGAACCAGCTCGGCGGCAAGTCCAACACCGGCGAGGGCGGCGAGGACCCCGAGCGGCTCTACGACCCCGCCCGGCGCTCGTCCATCAAGCAGGTGGCCTCCGGCCGCTTCGGCGTGACCAGCGAGTACCTCGTCAACTCCGACGACATCCAGATCAAGATGGCCCAGGGCGCCAAGCCCGGTGAGGGCGGCCAGCTGCCCGGCCACAAGGTCTACCCCTGGGTGGCCAGGACCCGGCACTCCACGCCCGGGGTCGGCCTCATCTCGCCGCCGCCGCACCACGACATCTACTCGATCGAGGATCTGGCACAGCTGATCCACGACCTGAAGAACGCCAACCCCAAGGCGCGCATCCACGTCAAGCTCGTCTCCGAGGTCGGGGTCGGCACCGTCGCGGCGGGCGTGTCCAAGGCGCACGCCGACGTCGTGCTGATCTCCGGCCACGACGGCGGCACCGGCGCGTCCCCGCTGACGAGCCTCAAGCACGCCGGCGGCCCCTGGGAGCTGGGGCTGGCCGAGACGCAGCAGACGCTGCTGCTCAACGGCCTGCGCGACCGCATCGTCGTGCAGACCGACGGCCAGCTCAAGACCGGCCGCGACGTCGTCATCGCCGCGCTGCTGGGCGCCGAGGAGTTCGGCTTCGCCACCGCGCCGCTCGTCGTCTCCGGCTGCGTCATGATGCGCGTCTGCCACCTGGACACCTGCCCGGTCGGCATCGCCACGCAGAACCCCGTGCTGCGCTCGCGCTACAGCGGCAAGGCCGAGTTCGTGGTGAACTACTTCGAGTTCATCGCCGAGGAGGTCCGCGAACTGCTGGCCGAGCTGGGCTTCCGGACCCTGGACGAGGCCATCGGCCACGCCGAACTGCTCGACACCTCGCGCGCCGTGCACCACTGGAAGGCGCAGGGGCTGGACCTGGCTCCGCTGATGTACGTGCCGGAGCTGCCCGAGGGCGCCGTGCGGCACCAGGTCGTGGAGCAGGACCACGGGCTGGAGAAGGCGCTCGACAACGAGCTCGTCAGGCTCGCCGCCGACGCGCTGGGCGCCGACAGCGCCGAGACCGCGCAGCCGGTGCGGGCCCAGATCCCGATCCGCAACGTCAATCGCACGGTCGGCACCATGCTGGGCCACGAGGTGACGCGGAAGTTCGGCGGTGCCGGACTGCCCGACGACACCATCGACATCACCTTCACCGGCTCGGCCGGGCAGTCGTTCGGCGCGTTCGTGCCGCGCGGCGTCACGCTGCGCCTGGAGGGCGACGCCAACGACTACGTCGGCAAGGGCCTCTCCGGCGGCCGGATCGTCGTCCGCCCGGACCGGGGCGCCGACCACCTGGCGGAGTACTCGGTGATCGCGGGCAACACCCTCGCCTACGGCGCCACCGGCGGCGAGATGTTCCTGCGCGGCAAGGTCGGCGAGCGGTTCTGCGTCCGCAACTCCGGCGCGACGGTCGTCTCCGAGGGAGTGGGCGACCACGGCTGCGAGTACATGACCGGCGGTGCGGCCGTCGTCCTGGGCGAGACGGGCCGCAACTTCGCGGCCGGCATGTCCGGCGGCGTCGCCTACGTCATCGACCTGGACGCCCACAACGTCAACCGGGAGCTGGCCGGCGCCGTCGAGGAGCTGGACGCCGACGACCAGCGCTGGCTGCACGACGTCGTGCGCCGGCACCAGGAGGAGACCGGCTCCACCGTCGCCGAGAAGCTCCTCGCGAACTGGGCCGAGGCGCTGCCGCGCTTCCGCAAGGTCCTCCCGTCCACGTACAAGGCCGTGCTCGCCGCCAAGGACGCCGCCGAGCGGGCCGGACTCACCGAGTCCGAGACCCACGAGAAGATGATGGAGGCGGCGATCAATGGCTGACCCCAAGGGCTTCCTGACCACCGACCGTGAGGGTGCCAGGACGCGGCCGGTCGAGGAGCGGGTCAAGGACTGGAACGAGGTCTACGTCCCCGGCTCCCTGCTGCCGATCATCAGCAAGCAGGCCGGCCGGTGCATGGACTGCGGCATCCCGTTCTGTCACAACGGCTGCCCGCTCGGGAACCTCATCCCCGAGTGGAACGACTACGCGTACCGCGAGGACTGGGAGGCCGCCAGCGAGCGGCTGCACGCGACGAACAACTTCCCGGAGTTCACCGGGCGGCTGTGCCCGGCGCCGTGCGAGTCCGCGTGCGTGCTCGGCATCAACCAGCCCGCCGTCACCATCAAGAACGTCGAAGTCAGCATCATCGACAAGGCGTGGGACAACGGTGACGTCACCCCGCAGCCGCCCGAGCGGCTCTCCGGCAAGACCGTCGCCGTCATCGGCTCCGGCCCGGCCGGGCTGGCCGCCGCCCAGCAGCTGACGCGCGCCGGGCACACCGTCGCCGTCTACGAGCGCGCCGACCGCGTGGGCGGGCTCCTGCGGTACGGCATCCCCGAGTTCAAGATGGAGAAGCGCCACATCAACCGGCGCATCGAGCAGATGCGCGCGGAGGGCACCAAGTTCCGCACCGGGGTCGAGATCGGCCGCGACCTGAGCGCGACGGACCTGCGCCGCCGCTACGACGCCGTCGTCATCGCCGCCGGCGCCACCACGGCGCGGGAGCTGCCCGTGCCGGGCCGCGAGCTGAACGGCGTCCACCAGGCCATGGAGTACCTGCCGCTGGCCAACAAGGTGCAGGAGGGCGACTTCGTCGCCCCGCCGATCACCGCCGAGGGCAAGCACGTCGTCGTCATCGGCGGCGGCGACACCGGCGCCGACTGCGTCGGCACCGCCCACCGCCAGGGCGCGGCGTCCGTCACCCAGCTGGAGATCATGCCCCGGCCGGGCGAGGACCGCGCCCCGCACCAGCCGTGGCCGACGTTCCCCATGCTGTACAAGGTCACCTCGGCCCACGAGGAGGGCGGTGAGCGGGTCTACTCCGTCTCCACCACCCACTTCGAGGGCGACGAGAACGGCGACGTGCAGTGGCTGCACCTGATCGAGGTGGAGTTCGTCGACGGCAAGCCGACCCAGAAGGAGGGCACCGAGCGGCGCATCCCCGCCCAGCTGGTGACCCTGGCCATGGGCTTCACCGGCACCGACCAGGAGAACGGCCTGGTCCGGCAGTTCGGCCTCGCCATGGACGAGCGCGGCAACATCAACCGCGACGCGGACTACGGCACCAACATCGACGGCGTCTACGTCGCCGGTGACGCCGGGCGCGGCCAGTCGCTCATCGTGTGGGCCATCGCCGAGGGCCGCTCCGCGGCACGCGGCGTGGACCGCTACCTGACCGGCAGCAGCGCGCTGCCGTCTCCCGTCAAGCCGACGGACCGGGCTCTGACCGTCTGAGCCCGCCTCCTCGGCGACCGTTGTCCCGTACAACGGCGTGCGGACACCGCCGAAGGGCCCGCCCCACCCCCGACCGGGTGCGGGCCCTTCGGACTCCGGCCCCGGGCAGGGGCCGTTCCTACGCCCAGGCCGGGCCACGCACCACGCGATGGCGCGAACGGCCCCTCCTGGCCTCCTCCAGCACCCGCTCGGGGTCCAGCCCTCCGGGCAGGTTCTGCGCCGACCGCTCACCCGGCCCGGTGGCCACCACCGTCCAGCGCCGCGTGGCGACGCCACAGCCCCGCGTCGCACGCGGCCCTGTGGGCCGACGCCAGCCCGGCCGCCGTCAGCGCCTGGGTCCACGCCTCGGCACGGGCCGCGAGGATGCGGTACCGCTCCGGCGCCGAGCAACGCGCGTACTCCTCCTCGCGCGGGGCCGTGCGCTCCGGGTGCGGGTCGGGCCACGGGGGAGTGGCGGCCCCCGTCACGGCGAAGCGGTCCGCCACCGCCGCGAGCAGCGCATGCGTGTCCATCCCGCGAACCTGCGGCCCGCCCGGTGGGCGCTCAACGGCATATCCCTCCGCACCGGGAACCGGAACGGAACCCGCCGCGTCGAACCCGCACCCGGCGAGGAGGAAACATGCGACACACCCGCAGCAGGACCCGGCGCACGGCAGTAGCGGTCGTTCTGGCGGTCACCACCGCCCTGACCGCCTCCGCCTGCGGTGACGACGGCTCGAACCAGAGCGACAGCGACTCGGTGAAGACGTCGGAGCAGTCCGAGCAGCCCGAGGAGCCGAAGGAGCCCGACGACTCCGACGGCTCGAAGGACGCGGGGCAGGACGACGGGCCCGGCAAGGACGCCCCCGGCGAGGACGGCGGGCCGGACGGCGTCCAGGGCGAGGACGGGGAGGCCCCGACGAAGCCGAAGAAGGACGACCAGCCCTTCAAGCCGAGCGGCGACACCCCCTTCGAGAAGCGGGCCGACGCCATCGAGCACTTCTGGCCCAACGTGGAGGCCGCCGACGGCCGGGCCACCGGCTCCGACCTCCAGCCCGTGCCCGCCGCCAAGAAGGCCAAGGCCGCCGACACCCTCACCGTGACCGTCGGCTACGGCGCCTGCGACGCCGACCACGGCGTGCACGTCGCGGAGTCCGACGACCTCGTCGTCCTCGGCGGCTGGCGCGAGGAGGGCACGGCGGAGGCCTGCACCGAGCAGCTCCTCACCGAGAAGGTGACCGTCGAGCTGGACGAACCGCTGGGCGACCGCGCGGTCGTCGACGCGGCGACGGGCGAGACCCTCGTGACGCCCACCCTGACCCTGGAGTGACCCACCGGGTCGGCGGCGGGCCGCGCCTTCAGCGGCCCGCCGCCGTCGTGCGTCCGGGCACGCACACCATCGCGACCACCGCCGCGCACCCGGCGGCCACGGCGATCGGGACACTGACCGCCACCTCCAGCAACAGCCCACCGGCCGCCGCACCGGCGCCCAGGCTCACCACCGCCAGGGCCCAGTTCCGCCGCTCCGCCCGGGTGCCGTGCCCCTCGCGGAACAGCCCACGAACGCCAGCAGCGCGAGCCCCGTGGTCGTCACCGCGAGCTGTTGGCTCACCCGCCGGCGCCAGCCCGAGGAAGAGCACGTTGCCCGTCGTCAGGGCGCAGAAGACCCGGCCGAGCGCGAGGAAGCCCACGACGTCCACCATCCCGGACGTCGCGGTGAGCACCAGGAGCCCCGCGAGTACGCGCGGCCGGGGCGGACCCGTCACGGCGCCTCCTTCCCCACCGACCGTCGGGCCGGGCATCGGCCTGGCACGCACCCCTGCCCCGGCTCCCGCCCGGCCGGGCCGCCCTCACCGGATCGGGGGGCGTGTCGGTCGGGTGAATGGCGGCGGCAGCGCATGACCCACCGCGCGAAATCATATGAAATGACGCACAGTGGCAGTGTCGCCCACGGTGTCCGAGGCGGCACTGTACGGAGTGGACGCGTGAGGAGCCCGGCCCATGAGGAAGTGCCTCCGGCGGAGTGCCGCCGCCCTGGTCACCGCCCTGTCGCTCACCCTGGCGGCCTGCGGCGGTGGCGCGGCCGACGACGACGACACACTGACCGTGTGGATCATGGAAGGTACCAACCCCGACTCGAAGCCCTTCTTCGCCGAGGTCGGCCGCGCCTTCACCGAACGCACCGGCGCGGAGCTCGACGTCCAGTACGTCCCCTGGCCCGACGCGCACGACAAGTTCACCAAGGCGATGGCGGGCGGCACCACGCCGGACGTCGCCGAGGTCGGCACCACGTGGACGGCCGAGTTCGCCGACGCCGGAGCCCTGGCCGACCTCACCGACCGCAGCCGGGACGCGGGCCTGGACGAGGACATGGTGCCCGCCCTGCGCACCGCCGGGACCTACGAGGACAAGCTCTACGGCGTCCCCTGGTACGCCGGTGTGCGGGCCCTCCTCTACCGCGAGGACGTCTTCGAACGGCACGGGCTCGCCGCCCCCACCGACTGGCCGGAACTGCGCGAGGTCGCCCGCACGCTGAAGCGCGAGGAACCGGACATGCTGCCCTTCCCCGTCGTCGGGGACAGCGAGTACGTCCTCGACGCCTTCGTCTGGGGCGCCGGCGGAGACCTCGCGACCCAGGGCGGCGGCGGCTGGACGTCGGCCATCAGCGCCCCCGCCTCGCTGCGCGGCCTGGAGTTCTACACCTCCCTCGCCACCGAGGACGGTACCTCCGCCGAGGCCGCCACCACCTGGGACGAGGCCGACCTCGTCGCCGGGATCACCGGCGGCAAGGTCGCCATGGCCGTCGCCGGAAGCTGGACCCCGGCCACGATCGTCGCCGACAGCCCCGAATTGAAGGGCAAACTCGCCGCCGCCCCCATCCCGGGCCCGGAGGGCGGCATGAGCCCCTCCTTCCTCGGCGGCTCCCACCTCAGCGTCTTCAACGCCGCGCCCGACCAGGACCTTGCCTGGGAGTTCGTCGAACTGATGACCTCCGAGCGCTACGCCGCCCGCTGGGCCGAGCAGTCCGGCTACTTCGCCGGACGCGCCTCCCTCGTGGAACAGGCCGCCGAAGAGGGCGGACCGCTCGTCGCCCCCTTCGCCCGGCAGATGCGCGACGCGGGCCGCACCGTCCCCGTCACCCCCGCCTACGGGCAGATCCAGGGCAAGAAGACGCTCGCCCAGATGATGCAGTCCATCCTCAGCGGCAGGAAGAGCGTCGAGGAGGCGGCCCGCGCCGCCGCCGCCGACATGGACCGGTCCTTTGGCCACTGAGACCCCCGAGGCCCCCCGCACGGCCGAGGACCCGCAGCGGCCCGGCGGGCCCGCCCCCGGACGCCGCCCGCCCGGCCCCCGCGCCACCGCCGCCGCCCGCGCCCGCAGTGCCCGCGCGGCCCGCCGCCGTCGACGGGCCCGGCCCTGGCTCCTGCTGGCCCCCGCGCTGCTGGCCGTCGGCGCGCTCCTGCTGTGGCCGCTGGGCCGCGTGGTGTGGATGTCCTTCCAGGACTACGGCCTGCGCGAGATCGTCTCCGGCCGCACCAACTTCACCGGCACCGACAACTACGCCGAGATCCTGGGCTCGTCCTACCTGTGGACGACCGTCCTGCCCAACACCGTGCTGTTCGCCACCGCCTGCGTGGTCCTCACCGTCGTCCTCGGCACCCTGGTGGCGCTGCTGCTCCAGCGCCTCGGCCCCTTCTGGCGCAACCTCACCGCCGGCACGATCATGATGGCCTGGGCCATGCCCGCCGTCACGGGGACGTACGTGTGGATCTGGCTGTTCGACCCGCTGAACGGCGCCGTCCTCCAGACCCTCGGCGGACTCGGCCTCGTCGACCCGGCCGCGACCAACTGGTTCACCGGACGGTTCACCTTCTACGCCATCGCCACGCTCAACGTCGTCCACCACGGCTTCCCCTTCGTCGCCGTCACCGTCTTCGCCGGACTCCTCACCATCCCCCGCGAACTGACCGAGGCCGGCATCGTCGACGGAGCCAACGCCTGGCAGCGGTTCTGGACGATCACCGTGCCGTCCATCAAGCCCGTCTTCCTCGTGGTGGTCATCCTCTCCACCATCTGGGACTTCAAGGTCTTCGTGCAGCTCTACCTCATGCCCGGCGGCAACGGCGCCAACCCGCAGGTGCTCAACCTCGGCGTGTGGTCCTACGTCGAGTCCTTCGCCCAGCGCCAGTACGGCATGGGCGCCGCCATCGCCGTCCTCCTCACGCTGCTCCTCCTCGGCATCACGGTCGGCTACGTGCGTGCGCTGTTCTCCGAGGGCGGCGCCGAGAAGGGAGACCGCCTGTGACCGCGAACCCGGCGCGCCCGGTCAGCCCGACCCGCGTCGGCCGCCCCGGCCGCGTCGGGACGGCCGTCGCCACCGCCGCCCTGCTCGCCTTCACCGTCCTGCCCGTCTACTGGATGGTGACGTCCGCCGTCGACCCCGGCGCCAACACCCGGGGCGCCGACCCGCTGCCCTCCGGCGTCACCTGGGACCACTTCCGCTTCGTCCTCGACGAGGGCGGCTTCGGCCGCTTCCTGCTCAACTCCGCCCTCGTCGGCGCCGGGACGATCCTGCTCGCCGGGCTCCTCGCCCTGCTGGCCGCCGTCGCCGTGGCCCGGCACACCTTCCGGCTCCGGACGGCCGTCCTCGTCATGGTGCTCATCGTCCAGATGGTGCCGCTGGAGGCCCTCGTCATCCCGCTGTTCGTGCAGATGCGCAACCTCCAGATGCTCAACAGCCTCCTCGGCCTGACCGTCGTCTACCTGGCCTTCTCGCTGCCGTTCGCGATCTGGATGCTGCGCGGCTTCGTGGCCGCCGTCCCGCAGGAGGTCGAGGAGGCCGCCTACCTCGACGGCTGCACGTGGCCGCGCATGTTCCGCTCGGTGCTGCTGCCCCTGGTCGCCCCCGGCCTGGTGGCGACCAGCGTCTTCTCCTTCATCGTCGCCTGGAACGAGTTCGTGTTCGCCTTCACCTTCCTCCAGGACGACGCCAAGTTCACCGCCGCCGTCGGGCTCCACCGCTTCTTCGGCCAGCACGGCAACGACTGGGGGCCGGTCATGGCGGGCTCCACCCTCATCACCCTGCCCGTCCTCGTCTTCTTCGTCCTCGCCCAGCGCCGCCTGTCCGGCGGGCTCGCGGCGGGCGCCGTCAAGGGCTGAACACCGACGACCGCGCACTACAGTTGACCGCGTGACGGCTGACCGGGTCGAACGCGGCTTCCCCCATCTGGACACCGTGCGCGCGGCGCTCACCGCGCTGTACCGCCGCCTGTCCGCCGACGGCGTCGCGCAGTTCGACACCAGCCTGCAACCGGCGGACGTCGCCATCGACGCCGACGAGGAGCTCTATGCCGCCGTGCAGCGGGTGGCCGCCGCGGTCGTCGCCCAGCTCCACCTGCCGCAGGCCCGGATGATCGTCGGATTCCGCGACATGGAGCACGCGGCGACCGTCGAGCTCGAAGCCGGACCCGAGTACTTCATCGAGCTGAACGCCCGCTTCAAGCAGCACCGCCGCGACATCGGTGCCGCCCTCGCGCACGAGATCATGCACGTCGCCCTGCACCGGCTGGACCTCACGTTCCCCGGCACCCGCGACAACGAGATCCTCACCGACACCGCCACGACCTACCTCGGCGCGGGCTGGCTCCTGCTCGACGCCTTCCGCCAGGACGCCGTCTCCTCCCAGAAGCTCGGCTACCTCACCCCCGAGGAGTTCGGCTACGTCCTCGCCAAACGCGCCGCCGTCTTCGCCGAGGACCCGGCCGTCTGGTTCACCAGCCCCCAGGCGTACGACGCGTACACGGCCGGCCGCAAGGAGGCCGAGGCCGACGCGCGCCGCCCACCGCTCGCCGCCGCCGGCCGGCTGGCCCGGCACCGCTACGCCCACGACCGCCGTCGCGGCCACGCCCCGTCCGGCGCGCCCTACGCCTTCACCCCCGACGTCCCGTCGCGCGTCTCCTTCGCCTGCCCCACCTGCTTCCAGCACCTCCGGCTACCCGCCGGACGCGGCCCCCTCCGCGCCCGCTGCGCGGTCTGCGGCGCGGAACTGGCCTGCGAGACCTGAAGCCGCCGAGGAGGTCCGGGCCCGAGGGTGATGTCTGGGCGAGGGGATCGACGTGCGCTACGGTACGGGTACGTACCCGTACCCATGTCCGTCGTAGGAGTCTCCATGTCTGACGCGAACATCCGCATCCCCGAGGAAGCTCGCGACCGACTGGCCGCCATAGCGGCTGCGGAGGGCCTGTCGCTGCGCGCCTACCTGGCCCGCCTCGCCGAAACCCTGCTCACCCCGGAGGAGCGGTCCGCCCGCGCCGAGCAGGCCCGGGCCGCGCTGAAGAAGTGGAACGGCTACGCGCCCACCGCCGCTCAGGAACACGAACTGGACAGCACGTTGGACCACCGCCTGGCACAGGCGGCCGCCCGGTGAGCGATGCTCTGCACATCGTGCTGGACGACACCGCGATGGTGGCGGCCGGTCGGGGCAACGTCCTGGCCTCGCGCCTCATCCACCGCGCCCACACCCAGGCCGGCTGGTACCTGTACGCCCCCGCGTGCGCGCTCGTCGAAGCCGATCGGGCCCGGCCCGGCACGGCGGAACACCTCGCCGCACTCCCGGGGGTCACTGTGCTCGACCTGGACCTCGCGGCTGCCTTGGTCGTGTCCCGGCACGCCACCTGGGCGGCCGCCCATTGCCAGTACGCGGCCCAGCCGACGCCGGAACGCCCCGACGGGGCGGTCGTCGCCACCGTCGCTCTCGACCGGTGGATCGGCGAACCGGTCCGCGTCCTCGACCTCACGCCGTGACCTGGCTCCGAGCGTGTCAGACCCGTGCGTCGGTTGCGAGTGCGGTGAAGGCGGTCCATGCGGCGGGGGAGATGGTGAGGTGGCCGCGTGGGGTGTCTTTGGAGTCCCGGACGTGGACGGCGTCGTGGTCGGCGGCGACCTCTACGCAGTTGCCGCCTCCGCCTCCGCTGTAGCTGCTCTTGAACCAGGGCAGTTCCGTGCTGCTCATCGTGTGTTCCTCGTGCCGGTGTCAGACGCGTGCGTCGGCTGCGAGGCCGGTGAAGGCCGTCCAGGCGTCGGGGGAGACGGTGAGCGGTCCGCGTGGGGTGTCCTTGGAGTCCCGGACGTGGACGGTTTCGTGGCCGACGGCGACCTCTACGCAGTTGTCGCCGGAGCTACCGCTGTAGCTGCTCTTGACCCAAGTCAGTTCCGTGGTGCTCATAGCGCTCCTCGCATCTGCTCCAGCAGGCTTACTGTGGCTTCGCGGCCGAGAGCCTGCGACCGCAGCTTGCCATAGCGCTGGAGCA contains the following coding sequences:
- the gltB gene encoding glutamate synthase large subunit, which produces MRAASMAAHPAKQGLYDPRNEHDACGVGFVATLTGEASHRLVEQALTVLRNLEHRGATGSEPDSGDGAGILVQVPDAFLRESVSFDLPEAGGYAVGIAFLPADETEAEAAVSRIGAIAAEEGLTVLGWREVPVAPELLGNGARATMPQFRQLFVADAAGNGARPRTGLELDRFAFLLRKRAEREAGVYFPSLSARTIVYKGMLTTGQLEPFFPDLSDRRFGSAIALVHSRFSTNTFPSWPLAHPYRFIAHNGEINTVKGNRNWMRARESQLVSDLFGGESRDLERIFPICTPDASDSASFDEVLELLHLGGRSLPHSVLMMVPEAWESPESRESMDPARRAFYAYHSTMMEPWDGPACVTFTDGTQVGAVLDRNGLRPGRYWVTDDGLVVLGSEVGVLDIDPGKVVRKGRLQPGRMFLVDTAEHRIIEDDEIKAALAAEHPYQEWLEAGITELADLPEREHIVHTHASVTRRQQTFGYTEEELRVLLAPMARTGAEPIGSMGTDSPIAALSDRPRLLFDYFTQLFAQVTNPPLDAIREELVTSLISSLGPQGNLLEPTSESCRSVTLPFPVIDNDELAKLIHINADGDRPGMKATTLSGLYRVGGGGPALADRLEEICRETDAAIAGGARIIVLSDRHSDAEHAPIPSLLLTSAVHHHLIRTKQRTQVGLLVEAGDVREVHHVALLIGYGAAAVNPYLAMESVEDLVRAGTFLEGAEPEAAIRNLIKALGKGVLKVMSKMGISTVASYRGAQVFEAVGLDEEFTRQYFNGTATKIGGAGLDVVAKEVAARHAKAYPVSGISATHRDLEIGGEYQWRREGEPHLFDPDTVFRLQHSTRERRYDIFKQYTQRVDEQSERLMTLRGLFQFASGRESIPIDEVEPVSEIVKRFSTGAMSYGSISQEAHETLAIAMNQLGGKSNTGEGGEDPERLYDPARRSSIKQVASGRFGVTSEYLVNSDDIQIKMAQGAKPGEGGQLPGHKVYPWVARTRHSTPGVGLISPPPHHDIYSIEDLAQLIHDLKNANPKARIHVKLVSEVGVGTVAAGVSKAHADVVLISGHDGGTGASPLTSLKHAGGPWELGLAETQQTLLLNGLRDRIVVQTDGQLKTGRDVVIAALLGAEEFGFATAPLVVSGCVMMRVCHLDTCPVGIATQNPVLRSRYSGKAEFVVNYFEFIAEEVRELLAELGFRTLDEAIGHAELLDTSRAVHHWKAQGLDLAPLMYVPELPEGAVRHQVVEQDHGLEKALDNELVRLAADALGADSAETAQPVRAQIPIRNVNRTVGTMLGHEVTRKFGGAGLPDDTIDITFTGSAGQSFGAFVPRGVTLRLEGDANDYVGKGLSGGRIVVRPDRGADHLAEYSVIAGNTLAYGATGGEMFLRGKVGERFCVRNSGATVVSEGVGDHGCEYMTGGAAVVLGETGRNFAAGMSGGVAYVIDLDAHNVNRELAGAVEELDADDQRWLHDVVRRHQEETGSTVAEKLLANWAEALPRFRKVLPSTYKAVLAAKDAAERAGLTESETHEKMMEAAING
- a CDS encoding glutamate synthase subunit beta — its product is MADPKGFLTTDREGARTRPVEERVKDWNEVYVPGSLLPIISKQAGRCMDCGIPFCHNGCPLGNLIPEWNDYAYREDWEAASERLHATNNFPEFTGRLCPAPCESACVLGINQPAVTIKNVEVSIIDKAWDNGDVTPQPPERLSGKTVAVIGSGPAGLAAAQQLTRAGHTVAVYERADRVGGLLRYGIPEFKMEKRHINRRIEQMRAEGTKFRTGVEIGRDLSATDLRRRYDAVVIAAGATTARELPVPGRELNGVHQAMEYLPLANKVQEGDFVAPPITAEGKHVVVIGGGDTGADCVGTAHRQGAASVTQLEIMPRPGEDRAPHQPWPTFPMLYKVTSAHEEGGERVYSVSTTHFEGDENGDVQWLHLIEVEFVDGKPTQKEGTERRIPAQLVTLAMGFTGTDQENGLVRQFGLAMDERGNINRDADYGTNIDGVYVAGDAGRGQSLIVWAIAEGRSAARGVDRYLTGSSALPSPVKPTDRALTV
- a CDS encoding DUF6226 family protein, with the translated sequence MDTHALLAAVADRFAVTGAATPPWPDPHPERTAPREEEYARCSAPERYRILAARAEAWTQALTAAGLASAHRAACDAGLWRRHAALDGGGHRAG
- a CDS encoding DUF1275 family protein, producing the protein MTGPPRPRVLAGLLVLTATSGMVDVVGFLALGRVFCALTTGNVLFLGLAPAGEPTARGDDHGARAAGVRGLFREGHGTRAERRNWALAVVSLGAGAAAGGLLLEVAVSVPIAVAAGCAAVVAMVCVPGRTTAAGR
- a CDS encoding sugar ABC transporter substrate-binding protein — encoded protein: MRKCLRRSAAALVTALSLTLAACGGGAADDDDTLTVWIMEGTNPDSKPFFAEVGRAFTERTGAELDVQYVPWPDAHDKFTKAMAGGTTPDVAEVGTTWTAEFADAGALADLTDRSRDAGLDEDMVPALRTAGTYEDKLYGVPWYAGVRALLYREDVFERHGLAAPTDWPELREVARTLKREEPDMLPFPVVGDSEYVLDAFVWGAGGDLATQGGGGWTSAISAPASLRGLEFYTSLATEDGTSAEAATTWDEADLVAGITGGKVAMAVAGSWTPATIVADSPELKGKLAAAPIPGPEGGMSPSFLGGSHLSVFNAAPDQDLAWEFVELMTSERYAARWAEQSGYFAGRASLVEQAAEEGGPLVAPFARQMRDAGRTVPVTPAYGQIQGKKTLAQMMQSILSGRKSVEEAARAAAADMDRSFGH
- a CDS encoding carbohydrate ABC transporter permease — encoded protein: MATETPEAPRTAEDPQRPGGPAPGRRPPGPRATAAARARSARAARRRRRARPWLLLAPALLAVGALLLWPLGRVVWMSFQDYGLREIVSGRTNFTGTDNYAEILGSSYLWTTVLPNTVLFATACVVLTVVLGTLVALLLQRLGPFWRNLTAGTIMMAWAMPAVTGTYVWIWLFDPLNGAVLQTLGGLGLVDPAATNWFTGRFTFYAIATLNVVHHGFPFVAVTVFAGLLTIPRELTEAGIVDGANAWQRFWTITVPSIKPVFLVVVILSTIWDFKVFVQLYLMPGGNGANPQVLNLGVWSYVESFAQRQYGMGAAIAVLLTLLLLGITVGYVRALFSEGGAEKGDRL
- a CDS encoding carbohydrate ABC transporter permease, producing the protein MTANPARPVSPTRVGRPGRVGTAVATAALLAFTVLPVYWMVTSAVDPGANTRGADPLPSGVTWDHFRFVLDEGGFGRFLLNSALVGAGTILLAGLLALLAAVAVARHTFRLRTAVLVMVLIVQMVPLEALVIPLFVQMRNLQMLNSLLGLTVVYLAFSLPFAIWMLRGFVAAVPQEVEEAAYLDGCTWPRMFRSVLLPLVAPGLVATSVFSFIVAWNEFVFAFTFLQDDAKFTAAVGLHRFFGQHGNDWGPVMAGSTLITLPVLVFFVLAQRRLSGGLAAGAVKG
- a CDS encoding DUF397 domain-containing protein, whose amino-acid sequence is MSSTELPWFKSSYSGGGGGNCVEVAADHDAVHVRDSKDTPRGHLTISPAAWTAFTALATDARV
- a CDS encoding DUF397 domain-containing protein, coding for MSTTELTWVKSSYSGSSGDNCVEVAVGHETVHVRDSKDTPRGPLTVSPDAWTAFTGLAADARV